DNA from Amycolatopsis sp. DSM 110486:
CGAGCTGGCGCCTGACGACGCCGACGGGCGCAACAGGCTCGCCATGGTCCTCGGCTGACCCGGCCGAGCCGGAGAGGGCGAAGTCCACCTCCCGCACGCTGCGTACCTTGGCTTCCGGACGGATTCGGACCCGTAGCCGACGTCGCGCCGGTCGGAATTGTCAGACCGCTCGGTTACTGTCCCCGGCATGGCGACCTTCCTCCTCATCCACGGCGGTGGTGGCAGCGGCTGGGACTGGCACCTCGTCGTCGACGAGCTGCGGTGGCGCGGCCACGAAGCCGTCGCCCCGGACCTGCCGATCGGGAACCCCGAGGCGAAGCTGGCGGACTTCGCGGCCACGGCCACCGCGGCGGTCGAGGGGAAGCCGGACATCGTCGTGGTCGGGCATTCCTACGGCGGATTCACCGCTCCCTTGGCCGCGGCGAGGCTGGAAAACGCGCGGTTGCTCGTCTTCCTCGCCGGCATGGTTCCTGCGCCCGGGGAGGCGCCGGGGCAGTGGTGGGGCAACGTCGGGTTCGAAGGCCCTGACTCGGGCCTCACCGAGACGGAGACCTACCTCGGCGACGTTCCACCCGAGCTGGCGGCCGAAGCCTTGACCCGCAGCCGCGACCAGCTCAGCGCGGAGTGGGACGACCCGTGGCCCGACGCGCGGCTGCCCGACATCCCCACGCGCGTGCTTCTCTGCCGCGACGACAAGTTCTTCTCGCCCGAGCTGCAGCGGCGCGTCGCGCGTGAGCGGCTCGGCTTCGAGGCCGACGAGATCGACGGGTCCCACGGCGTCGCGTTGAGCCGTCCGGTTGAGCTGGCCGAGCGGCTCGAGCGGTATTTCGCCACGCTCTGACACCAGGCCGCCGCCAAATGGTCCAGACCTATTGACGGGCTGGCCCGGCGATCCCTAACGTCGGTCTCCCGTGCACGGTTCCTCCACCCCGGTCCCCACTGGAGGTTCCGAAAGTGAAACTCAGAGCCCTCAGCGCCGCCGTGCTCGCGCTCGGCGCGCTCGTCACCGTCCCCGTCGCGACGGCCAGCGCCGCGACTTTGCCCGCGTGCCAGCACTTCTACACCGGCCCGATCCCCGACCGACCCGTCTCCGGCGGCCACGGCCCGGGCTCCCTCGTCGGCGCGGTCAACGTGAGCAACCGCCTGCCCGCGCCCACCGGCGTCTCCGGCGGCCTCGGCGGCGACGGCAAGGTCACCTTCACGTTCTCCCGCGTGCCGGGTGCCAAGGCGTACCGCGCGTTCCGCAACGGCCAGGCCCTGCAGTGGATCAGCGACTGGGGCCAGCCGACGCTCCAGGTCACCGACGCGAGCCCCTGCCAGAACGCCAACTACCAGCTCTACGCCATGACCGCCGAGGACAACTCGCCCGGCTCGCTCGGCCAGATCTCCACCGCGTACCGCGTGGGCTCGTCAGGTCAGCTGGCCCCCTACGCCCTCGCCAAGGGCACCACGCTCAACTACCGCGTCACCGCCTACAACGACGTCGCCCAAACCGCCCTCGGCTACCAGGCAGGCCCGGGCTTCTGCGCCGTCGACGCCCGCAACATCCCTTGGGGCACCAGGATTTCCGTCCCTGGCTACGGCCACTGCTACGCGGCCGACATCGGCAGCTGGATCAAGGACGACATCCTCGACGTCTGGCTGCCCGGCAACCAGGCCAACGACTGGGGAGTGCAACGGCTGACGCTCACTGTCGAATAAGGCCGGTCAAGTAGAGCGGTGAAGGGCACCTTCAGGGACAGGTTCCCTCAAGGTGCCCTTCACGGACCTTCAGCCGACTGGCAATACTGAGAAGCGTTGTCGCGCAAGGCTTTTGAAGCGACAATCCCGCCCCACGGCGGATCGTTACCAGGCGCAGCCGAACCCCGTCACCACTTGTCGTGCACCAACGGCCGGATCAGCTCGTCATACGTGGCCCGCACCCCGGCCGCCGCTTCTTCCGGCAGCGGGGCCAGCCCGGCCGCAACCGTGTTCCCCCGCGCCTGCTCCGCGTTGCGCGCACCCGGGATCACCACGGAAACCCCCAGCTGATCCAGAATCCAGCGCAGCGCGAACTGCGCCAGCGTCTGCCCCTCCGGCACCAGCCCGCGCAGGCGCTCCACGGCCTCCAGCCCGACCTCGAACGGCACCCCCGAGAAGGTCTCGCCGACGTCGAACGCCTCACCGTGGCGGTTGAAGTTGCGGTGGTCGTCGGTCCCGAACGTCGTCGCGGCCGTGTAGCGCCCGGACAGCAGACCCGACGCCAGCGGCACCCGCGCGATGATCCCGGCGCCCGTCTCCACCGCCGTCGGCAGCACGCGCTCCAGCGGCTTGAGCCGCAGGCCGTTCAGGATGATCTGAACCGAAGCGACATTCGGCCGCGAAAGCGCCGTCAACGCCTCGTCGCACGTCTCGACGCTGACGCCGTAAGCCTTGATCCGGCCCTCGTCGACCATCCGGTCCAACGCGTCATACACGGCGTCCGACGAGTACACGGCGGTCGGCGGGCAGTGGAGCTGGACGAGATCCAGCGTGTCCATCCCGAGGTTCCGGCGGGACCGGTCGTTCCACTCGCGGAAGTTCTTCTCGACGTAGTTCTCCGGCACCTGCTCGGCGCGGCGGCCCATCTTCGTGGCCACGAACACGCCGTCACCACGCTCCTGGCGGAAGCGGCCGACCAGCGTCTCGCTGCGGCCGTCGCCGTAGACGTCGGCGGTGTCGAAGAACGTGACGCCCTCGTCGGCCGCCGCGTGCAGCACGCCCATGGCCTCGGTTTCGTCGACGGTGCCCCAGTCGGCGCCGAGCTGCCAGCACCCGAGGCCGACGGCGGACACCTCACGCCCCAGCCGGGTGATCTTGCGAGTCTCCATACAAGCGATCCTAAGCGGACCCTGATCAACCGCGGGCACTCACGCGACCGGTCCCACTGCGAACGCTGCCCAGACGTACTTCCCGCCCACGCACGGCTCGTAGCCCCACTCCTGCGACAGCACGTGGACCAGCTGCAGCCCCCGGCTGCGCGCCGCCTCCGGGGAGGGCTCCTTGAGGCGCGGCACCTCCTGGCCGGCGTCGAAGACGCAGACCACCAGCCGTCCCTCCGACAGCCGCAGCTCCAGCCGATCCGGCCGCTCACCGTGCTCGAACGCGTTGGTCACCAGCTCGGACGTCGCCAGCAGAATGTCGTCCCGCCATTCGCAGCCCACCGCCAGCTCATCGAGCTTGGCGCGGACCGCGTGGCGGGCGATCGTGGGCGCGGTGACGTCGTCCGGGAGCGCCAGGCGCACGGTGGCGGGTGTCGTGGTGCCTCGCGTCGGCATCTTCGACGTCGTCATGGCTTCCACACCTCCCGACCTGTCCGTTACTCGCACCGGCTTACTACCCAAGCGGGGGGACCCCGAATCAGGTGCCCTCGGTGATGTCCGTCTCGACCAGTCCCGCGCGCAGTTTCTTCAGCGTCGACGCGAGCAGGCGCGACACCTGCATCTGCGAAACGCCCACGCGGCGGGCGATGTCCGACTGGCTCATCCCCGACCCGAACCGCAGCGCGACGATCTTGCGCTCCCGCTCCGGCAGGCTCTCCAACATGGGCCGCAGCGCCTCGCGCAGCTCCGCCTGGCTGAGGTTCGCGTCGGGCGCGCCGAAGCGCGTGTGCGCGGAGTTCTCCAGCAGGTTGTCCAGCGAAGCGCCGTAGCGGCCCTGGCCGGCGCGCAGGCCTTCGTAGACGTCCTCCATCGGCACGCCGAGGTGCTGCGCGATCTCACTCGGGCGCGGCGCGCGCGAGAGCCGCACGGTGAGCTCCTCGCGCGTGGCG
Protein-coding regions in this window:
- a CDS encoding alpha/beta fold hydrolase — encoded protein: MATFLLIHGGGGSGWDWHLVVDELRWRGHEAVAPDLPIGNPEAKLADFAATATAAVEGKPDIVVVGHSYGGFTAPLAAARLENARLLVFLAGMVPAPGEAPGQWWGNVGFEGPDSGLTETETYLGDVPPELAAEALTRSRDQLSAEWDDPWPDARLPDIPTRVLLCRDDKFFSPELQRRVARERLGFEADEIDGSHGVALSRPVELAERLERYFATL
- a CDS encoding 3D domain-containing protein, yielding MKLRALSAAVLALGALVTVPVATASAATLPACQHFYTGPIPDRPVSGGHGPGSLVGAVNVSNRLPAPTGVSGGLGGDGKVTFTFSRVPGAKAYRAFRNGQALQWISDWGQPTLQVTDASPCQNANYQLYAMTAEDNSPGSLGQISTAYRVGSSGQLAPYALAKGTTLNYRVTAYNDVAQTALGYQAGPGFCAVDARNIPWGTRISVPGYGHCYAADIGSWIKDDILDVWLPGNQANDWGVQRLTLTVE
- a CDS encoding ATP-binding protein; protein product: MTTSKMPTRGTTTPATVRLALPDDVTAPTIARHAVRAKLDELAVGCEWRDDILLATSELVTNAFEHGERPDRLELRLSEGRLVVCVFDAGQEVPRLKEPSPEAARSRGLQLVHVLSQEWGYEPCVGGKYVWAAFAVGPVA
- a CDS encoding aldo/keto reductase; translated protein: METRKITRLGREVSAVGLGCWQLGADWGTVDETEAMGVLHAAADEGVTFFDTADVYGDGRSETLVGRFRQERGDGVFVATKMGRRAEQVPENYVEKNFREWNDRSRRNLGMDTLDLVQLHCPPTAVYSSDAVYDALDRMVDEGRIKAYGVSVETCDEALTALSRPNVASVQIILNGLRLKPLERVLPTAVETGAGIIARVPLASGLLSGRYTAATTFGTDDHRNFNRHGEAFDVGETFSGVPFEVGLEAVERLRGLVPEGQTLAQFALRWILDQLGVSVVIPGARNAEQARGNTVAAGLAPLPEEAAAGVRATYDELIRPLVHDKW
- a CDS encoding SigB/SigF/SigG family RNA polymerase sigma factor; amino-acid sequence: MTTPAEGDETDVASLFDELAQLPEGSPRREEIRDRLVREHLELARNLARKFRNRDEAMDDLVQIATVGLIHAVDRYDPTQGTDFLAFAVPTISGELRHHFRDNSWSVRVPRRLKELNASISATREELTVRLSRAPRPSEIAQHLGVPMEDVYEGLRAGQGRYGASLDNLLENSAHTRFGAPDANLSQAELREALRPMLESLPERERKIVALRFGSGMSQSDIARRVGVSQMQVSRLLASTLKKLRAGLVETDITEGT